Proteins from one Chitinophaga oryzae genomic window:
- the ahcY gene encoding adenosylhomocysteinase produces the protein MSTIAKSNIDFSLPYKVKDMSLAAWGRKEIELAEAEMPGLMSLREEYGDKKPLKGARIAGCLHMTIQTAVLIETLVHLGAEVRWSSCNIFSTQDHAAAAVAAAGVPVFAWKGLNEQEFDWCIEQTLFFGGADRPLNMILDDGGDLTNMVLDKYTELIQHIKGLSEETTTGVHRLYERMKNGTLPMPAININDSVTKSKFDNKYGCRESCVDAIRRATDVMIAGKVAVVAGFGDVGKGSAESLRGAGARVIVTEIDPICALQAAMEGYEVKKMNDAVKEADIIVTTTGCRDIITGEHFKLMKDKCIVSNIGHFDIEIDVAWLNKNYGNTKVEIKPQVDKYTIDGKDIILLAEGRLVNLGCATGHPSFVMSNSFTNQTLAQLELWLNSDQYENKVYVLPKHLDEKVARLHLKKIGVELDVLTPAQSEYLGIPADGPFKPDYYRY, from the coding sequence ATGTCCACAATTGCAAAATCCAACATCGACTTTAGCCTTCCGTATAAGGTAAAAGATATGTCACTTGCGGCCTGGGGTCGTAAAGAGATAGAGCTGGCAGAAGCCGAAATGCCCGGTTTGATGTCATTGAGAGAAGAATATGGTGATAAAAAACCCCTGAAAGGCGCACGTATCGCCGGTTGTCTGCACATGACCATTCAGACCGCCGTACTGATCGAAACCCTGGTACACCTGGGTGCGGAAGTACGCTGGAGCTCCTGCAATATCTTCTCTACACAAGACCACGCTGCTGCTGCCGTTGCTGCTGCCGGCGTTCCGGTATTTGCCTGGAAAGGTCTTAACGAACAGGAATTTGACTGGTGTATTGAACAAACCCTGTTCTTCGGCGGCGCTGACCGTCCGCTGAACATGATCCTGGACGATGGTGGCGACCTGACCAACATGGTACTGGACAAATACACTGAGCTGATCCAGCACATCAAAGGTCTGAGTGAAGAAACCACTACCGGAGTTCACCGCCTGTATGAGCGCATGAAAAACGGTACTTTACCGATGCCCGCCATCAATATCAACGACTCTGTTACCAAATCCAAATTTGATAACAAATACGGTTGCCGCGAATCCTGTGTAGACGCTATCCGTCGTGCTACCGACGTGATGATCGCCGGTAAAGTGGCTGTTGTTGCCGGTTTTGGCGACGTAGGTAAAGGTTCTGCTGAATCCCTGAGAGGTGCAGGCGCCCGTGTCATCGTTACCGAAATCGACCCGATCTGTGCTTTACAAGCCGCTATGGAAGGTTATGAAGTGAAAAAAATGAACGATGCCGTTAAAGAAGCGGACATCATCGTTACCACTACCGGTTGCCGCGACATCATCACCGGCGAACACTTCAAACTGATGAAGGATAAATGTATCGTTTCCAATATCGGCCACTTCGACATCGAAATCGATGTAGCATGGCTGAACAAGAACTACGGTAACACCAAAGTGGAAATCAAACCCCAGGTAGATAAATATACCATCGACGGTAAAGATATCATCCTGCTGGCAGAAGGCCGCCTGGTGAACCTGGGTTGCGCTACCGGCCACCCTTCCTTCGTAATGAGTAACTCTTTCACCAACCAGACACTGGCTCAGCTGGAACTGTGGCTGAATTCAGACCAGTACGAAAACAAAGTATACGTACTGCCTAAACACCTGGATGAAAAAGTTGCCCGCTTACACCTGAAAAAAATCGGTGTGGAACTGGACGTACTCACCCCTGCACAATCCGAATACCTCGGCATTCCGGCAGATGGTCCGTTCAAACCAGACTACTACAGATATTAA
- a CDS encoding PorP/SprF family type IX secretion system membrane protein, which produces MKALGIAVLCCCCCLKGWAQQQPIYSQYMFNGMIINPAYPSMDESSSLTAVGRNQWVGVDGAPKTATASFYTPLKATNTSLGVSLMNEKITVNSQTGVHFNVSQRVKLNEKLYLAMGLKAGMSQFREDNSSLSTSDPVFAQNQSYWKTDVGFGFMLFTDHFFVGISSPTFKSFDLGNSVNKVVVQSHYFIQSGYLLTINDNVKLKPNVLLRIVKGTGVQYDLNANILLKNLVWLGASWRSEKTMTGLVQVQLNKNLQLGYSYDTPMQSNLKGAQTVSHEVMINYRFSWSKWKVVAPRYF; this is translated from the coding sequence ATGAAAGCTTTAGGGATTGCTGTACTATGCTGTTGCTGCTGCCTGAAAGGGTGGGCGCAGCAACAGCCGATCTACTCCCAGTATATGTTTAACGGGATGATCATCAACCCGGCATACCCTTCCATGGACGAGTCTTCCAGCCTTACCGCCGTAGGCCGTAACCAGTGGGTGGGTGTAGACGGTGCGCCTAAAACAGCCACAGCTTCTTTTTATACGCCGCTGAAAGCGACCAATACGAGCCTTGGCGTGTCGCTGATGAATGAAAAAATTACCGTTAACTCGCAGACAGGTGTGCATTTCAACGTATCCCAACGGGTAAAGCTCAACGAAAAGTTATACCTCGCCATGGGGCTGAAAGCGGGTATGTCGCAATTCCGGGAAGACAACAGCTCCCTGTCAACCTCCGACCCGGTGTTCGCGCAAAACCAGAGCTATTGGAAAACAGATGTAGGCTTCGGTTTCATGCTCTTCACCGATCACTTCTTTGTAGGCATCTCTTCCCCTACTTTCAAAAGTTTTGACCTGGGCAACAGTGTCAACAAAGTGGTGGTGCAATCACATTACTTTATTCAATCCGGATACCTTCTGACCATTAATGACAACGTAAAACTCAAACCCAATGTGCTGCTGCGGATCGTCAAAGGCACAGGGGTGCAGTATGATCTCAATGCGAATATTCTCTTAAAAAATCTGGTATGGCTGGGCGCATCCTGGCGTTCCGAAAAAACGATGACCGGTCTTGTACAAGTGCAGCTGAACAAAAACCTGCAACTGGGCTATTCTTACGATACCCCGATGCAGTCTAACCTGAAAGGCGCACAAACAGTTTCCCACGAAGTAATGATCAATTATCGTTTTTCCTGGTCCAAATGGAAAGTGGTGGCCCCGCGGTACTTTTAA
- a CDS encoding Calx-beta domain-containing protein → MLVLSHPMKKKLHLLPEGKTVLRRCVTLLLFLLIYTGIQAQAPLPAIRVINAAGGNSASDGLRLEMDAKGRIQVFRNGKTESYVANGEKGYGDYIRVKHSTTPMTALQSLDTNVCYISPVIGNGSAASPYRIFVFNKIYDKKPAGGTDFESPIFITRAYSYITPNKYFTVDYSFNGINIGYNVMLYQEEHLAMQQDPNYVYSAGSDYQAGIAGYCALGFKQPGGTAYMGAYHGTASSINCGVPQPYTHAFVASSSFASYFLSDDIKAPGKYQSSSNLTLFPYPSNTGTGISVGYDRMLLVQSALNNKLAGKTLGTRIAVGYGDLDNTPPVTSYPDYDAIHTAIGGQTSDGSTPVTVEFAGDASDNEGNTGNDHAPQSLLLKVSGGILKTPVYAEMKVVANAGEPHPALENQDFTYETGFIIPAGNYTTATTVPVTNVIIKGNDRLEYSRKLTLELQDINCNALVQLGAAKQATYTIVDDEDRTLTINFPQTTVNEGSQITGTISLPGSTTVTEDTYVDLSVLTGNTAVADVDFTMDKKVKIANGTGSADIVITAKTDLVLEASETFKIQGDANVLGQAKTAAGPVITITDDTRNHDANITLAVTVTPADPDASYPALTFKEGYNGTFNVSLPAGVSTDIPITVTLTKGGTAADNTDYTLTLPANIINGSTPISGTLKLTDDGRIEGDETITLTAAITDGSATAFKLAPAAITIKDAQLPLTAPATLHLSTNDINEGGPGANCWIELPAGIVATDVALTFDISAAAGTTAQTGSYSGLPASMVIPAGAKASVPDVISAAANLVLEDDRVLVVHAATAASVPLTGITTGTDVTLNIHDKTDASAVSIAIAPVTTPLTEGQATPFTISLTSGYSFAKNIRIALAANPTGTEAGATDYTLANEIELPAHTTGTYTTPASVLAAAADMVIEKDEALVIKGTAGAYTVNGATITINDATRRNAANTKVTFSIPQTTIAEDNTTTITATLPAGVTTQIPINIDLSAVTGTAATNDYTLTGPLQITAATPAPAATLNILKDDLVENQENLTITPAITDAYSTTYSMTPATLALTINDREYPLLATNPIVLSSTPATIQENDPAGATLTATLPNGWKSAIPLTVQLVKNSSSTAGDDRHTAILNKQLVIQSTGTASMQVLATDNDVLDDDADLIIDGNPANTTLPVTSTTIHIADNTINKPDARKITLTAGKTLIPEGEKLSVTVTRLYTSAKKVAVQLAVDAASEASLTKNDYALINTLLELQKTDKTHTFEVLQTHTDQVLEKDESLKLNATLAGYTVNNLDLKIQDLTRTVPANRALTLTPYKTLNAKEGDNGNVHIALPAGVTTEVPISLTLTQTSGEAEAGADYTMSNAFSFNNANDTTIALKIAADNLVEGPEKLVISTTATDGISSYATNVFEVNIDDAQYPLTAPVKITRSLAAINEGGAGAAIGVQLPNGWQAGKPIVVTINKDAASTADNIDYKPLPFPLTITIPKLATGATHPVLLEAVKDLVLEDDETVVLTGTTGDVNMPVKGDTIVILDRTHDDPATGYIHIIPVTAGTAVKEGDTYAAKVSLAPGVTSSKAITVTLSAGSATKAKPSDYSGLPPQVIIPALQPDVSFSVHAENDNILEKDELLQLVAAPKNMAGMKGDTLDLIIKDATRLDPNNLKVQVKIDSTILHEGSSSALKVGFVNSLISSDEDITINIGRDAASTADAADYSGVPSSVTLPALTNNKVYTLQMINDNVLEGDEMLQLTAQLVTTGYTLLQPSSLLIPETGDMSVQLQKKNDAAEPATHGAYLIKLPGTSTAAAEVKVVFYVSSIAGTTNIAPIQTSATIVPGQNSVSVPVNVIDNLVIEGDEEVKVSLLLAQMKRFNKNIGFDVNDKDTVRMTVFDDESYATGAKATARQMMVEKTADASEPNTPGAFRVHFTDTQLSAVKDVTVTYQVSGNAVADSRYRKLSGSTVIPAGKNYADIKVDPIDNTIVEGDENVQVQLKTVTGNIAGVTWPLSAKAQADVLIHDNDTLLVDIINDGLPADEGKPVKFSIRAVNTAARDLPIRFRVDQDAARSFTAAGATVNGNTITVVLPALRTAQDFTLTATDNDTNDDDGFLKATILPHVSGSGTPIYKAGTNVSAQTAIHDNDPLTLAFAAEKFSVKEGNKGENTPLKFVVKMNRKSSRDITLNYDFEESTDGVSFPYLGFKATPRTDFDNTVKQAKIPAFQPGGEVVVNIIGDEVFEQNETFIVKLQTVTVPSGQNTPVLGDPAKATGVILNDDPMCKTCDTDGDGLTDEQEDINGNSDPFDDDTDGDGIPNFLDLDSDGDGVPDSVSRFHLDNNRKIDYLDGRDGKIKVHPAISPNNDGQGNDLMYIQNIEKFPKNEVVVFNRWGGTVYKTSNYDNKSNSFKGKANAGGQSGADVPDGSYFYQVQIWVDGRVERYTGFIVIKR, encoded by the coding sequence ATGTTAGTCCTGTCCCATCCTATGAAAAAGAAGCTGCATCTATTGCCGGAAGGCAAAACCGTGCTTCGGCGCTGCGTAACACTGCTCCTGTTCCTGCTGATCTATACCGGCATACAGGCACAGGCACCGCTACCAGCCATCCGCGTGATCAACGCCGCCGGGGGGAACTCCGCCAGCGACGGCCTCCGGCTGGAAATGGACGCCAAGGGCAGGATACAGGTGTTCCGGAATGGTAAAACGGAATCTTATGTGGCCAACGGCGAAAAAGGCTATGGCGACTATATCCGGGTGAAACACAGTACCACCCCCATGACAGCCCTGCAAAGCCTGGACACCAACGTCTGCTATATCTCCCCCGTTATCGGAAACGGCAGCGCTGCCTCTCCCTACCGGATCTTCGTCTTCAACAAAATTTATGATAAAAAGCCGGCAGGCGGGACAGACTTCGAATCACCCATCTTTATCACCCGCGCTTACTCTTATATAACACCGAATAAATACTTTACCGTCGACTACTCTTTTAACGGTATCAACATCGGGTACAATGTGATGCTCTACCAGGAAGAACACCTGGCCATGCAACAGGACCCCAACTATGTCTACAGTGCCGGCAGCGATTATCAGGCAGGCATTGCAGGTTATTGCGCCCTCGGCTTTAAACAACCGGGCGGAACAGCCTACATGGGCGCTTACCACGGAACGGCGTCCAGCATCAACTGCGGCGTGCCGCAGCCTTATACCCATGCCTTTGTCGCCTCCTCTTCATTTGCTAGTTATTTTCTGTCAGACGATATCAAGGCGCCGGGCAAATACCAGTCGTCTTCCAACCTGACGCTCTTTCCGTACCCCTCCAACACCGGTACGGGAATCAGTGTGGGGTATGACCGTATGTTATTGGTACAATCAGCCCTGAATAACAAACTGGCCGGTAAAACGCTGGGTACCCGCATTGCTGTAGGTTACGGCGATCTGGACAATACGCCGCCGGTAACCTCGTATCCGGACTACGATGCTATACACACCGCTATCGGCGGCCAAACCAGCGACGGGAGCACACCTGTGACCGTAGAATTTGCGGGTGATGCCAGCGATAATGAAGGCAACACCGGCAACGACCACGCGCCGCAAAGCCTCCTGCTGAAAGTAAGCGGCGGCATCCTCAAAACGCCGGTATACGCCGAAATGAAAGTGGTGGCTAATGCCGGAGAGCCGCATCCCGCCCTGGAAAACCAGGACTTCACCTACGAAACGGGCTTCATCATCCCGGCCGGTAACTATACCACCGCTACCACCGTACCGGTGACCAACGTGATCATCAAAGGAAACGACAGGCTGGAATACAGCCGCAAGCTTACCCTCGAACTGCAGGACATCAACTGTAATGCACTGGTACAGCTGGGTGCCGCCAAACAGGCGACCTATACCATTGTCGATGATGAAGACCGCACACTGACGATTAACTTCCCGCAGACAACTGTCAACGAAGGCAGCCAGATAACGGGTACCATCTCCCTGCCCGGCAGCACCACCGTAACGGAAGATACCTATGTGGACCTGTCCGTTCTTACCGGCAATACCGCCGTGGCAGACGTGGACTTCACCATGGATAAAAAAGTGAAGATCGCCAATGGCACCGGTAGCGCTGACATTGTGATCACCGCCAAAACGGACCTTGTCCTCGAAGCCAGCGAGACCTTCAAAATACAGGGAGACGCTAACGTACTGGGGCAGGCGAAAACAGCTGCCGGACCGGTGATCACCATTACGGACGACACCCGTAACCACGACGCCAATATTACATTAGCCGTTACCGTTACCCCTGCTGATCCGGACGCATCTTATCCCGCGCTCACCTTTAAAGAAGGTTACAACGGTACCTTCAACGTCAGCCTGCCGGCGGGCGTATCTACGGATATACCCATCACCGTTACCCTGACGAAAGGAGGCACCGCTGCAGACAATACAGACTATACGCTGACCCTGCCTGCCAACATCATCAACGGCAGCACACCCATCAGCGGTACCCTTAAACTGACCGACGACGGCCGTATCGAAGGTGATGAAACCATCACCCTCACCGCAGCCATCACCGACGGCAGCGCCACGGCCTTTAAGCTGGCGCCGGCCGCCATTACCATTAAGGATGCGCAGCTGCCCCTCACGGCGCCGGCTACACTCCATTTGTCCACCAACGATATCAACGAAGGCGGTCCCGGCGCCAACTGCTGGATAGAACTGCCTGCCGGTATCGTGGCCACCGATGTGGCGCTTACCTTCGACATCTCCGCCGCTGCCGGTACCACCGCGCAAACGGGCTCCTATAGCGGTTTACCTGCTTCAATGGTGATTCCGGCAGGAGCGAAGGCGTCTGTACCGGATGTCATTTCCGCTGCTGCCAACCTCGTACTGGAAGACGACCGCGTGCTGGTGGTCCATGCCGCCACAGCTGCCAGCGTGCCGCTGACAGGTATTACCACCGGCACAGACGTCACACTTAATATCCACGATAAGACAGATGCTTCCGCCGTATCCATCGCCATAGCGCCGGTCACCACACCGCTGACGGAAGGACAGGCGACGCCCTTTACCATCAGCCTTACCAGCGGGTACAGTTTCGCCAAAAATATCAGGATAGCCCTGGCTGCCAACCCAACGGGGACAGAAGCCGGAGCGACCGACTATACGCTTGCCAACGAAATTGAGCTGCCGGCCCATACCACCGGCACCTACACCACGCCTGCCAGCGTACTGGCAGCCGCTGCTGACATGGTGATCGAGAAAGACGAAGCCCTGGTGATCAAAGGCACCGCCGGCGCTTATACGGTGAACGGAGCAACCATCACCATCAACGACGCTACCAGGAGAAACGCAGCCAACACGAAGGTGACCTTCAGCATTCCGCAGACCACCATCGCGGAAGATAATACTACCACTATTACGGCTACACTGCCTGCCGGTGTTACCACGCAAATACCCATCAATATAGACCTCAGCGCTGTCACCGGCACCGCTGCCACCAACGATTATACGTTGACCGGCCCGCTGCAGATCACCGCCGCTACGCCGGCGCCCGCAGCCACGCTAAACATATTAAAAGACGACCTGGTGGAAAACCAGGAGAACCTGACCATCACACCGGCCATCACCGATGCCTATAGCACTACCTATAGCATGACACCAGCCACGCTGGCCCTTACCATCAACGACCGGGAGTACCCGCTGCTGGCGACCAATCCGATTGTGCTCAGCAGTACGCCTGCCACGATACAGGAGAACGACCCGGCCGGCGCTACCCTGACCGCCACGCTGCCGAACGGGTGGAAATCAGCCATTCCGCTGACGGTACAGCTGGTGAAGAACAGCAGTTCCACCGCCGGAGACGACCGCCATACTGCCATTCTCAATAAACAGCTGGTCATCCAGTCCACCGGCACCGCTTCCATGCAGGTCCTCGCCACAGACAACGATGTGCTGGACGACGACGCCGACCTGATCATTGACGGCAACCCGGCCAATACCACATTGCCGGTCACCAGCACGACCATTCACATTGCAGACAATACCATCAATAAACCGGATGCCCGTAAGATTACCCTCACGGCCGGCAAAACACTGATACCGGAAGGGGAGAAGCTGAGCGTGACGGTAACACGGTTGTATACCTCAGCCAAAAAAGTAGCGGTACAACTGGCAGTCGATGCCGCTTCGGAAGCCAGTCTCACCAAAAATGACTACGCCCTGATCAACACCCTGCTGGAACTGCAAAAAACAGATAAAACACACACGTTTGAAGTGCTTCAGACGCATACCGACCAGGTGCTGGAAAAAGACGAATCCCTTAAACTCAACGCCACACTGGCTGGTTATACCGTGAACAATCTCGACCTGAAAATTCAGGACCTGACACGCACCGTTCCTGCCAACAGGGCGCTGACGCTGACACCCTATAAAACGCTCAACGCGAAAGAAGGAGATAACGGTAACGTACATATTGCACTGCCGGCGGGCGTTACCACAGAGGTGCCCATCAGCCTTACGCTGACGCAAACCAGCGGCGAAGCAGAAGCCGGTGCGGATTACACCATGAGCAACGCTTTCTCCTTTAATAACGCCAACGATACTACGATTGCACTGAAGATAGCAGCAGATAACCTTGTGGAAGGACCGGAGAAACTGGTGATCAGCACCACCGCCACCGACGGGATCAGCAGCTATGCCACCAATGTTTTTGAAGTAAACATCGACGATGCGCAGTATCCGCTGACAGCGCCTGTGAAGATCACCCGTTCGCTGGCCGCCATCAATGAAGGCGGCGCCGGTGCCGCTATCGGTGTGCAGCTGCCTAATGGCTGGCAGGCCGGTAAGCCCATCGTTGTCACAATCAATAAAGACGCAGCGTCTACTGCCGATAATATCGACTATAAACCGCTGCCTTTCCCCCTTACCATCACCATCCCTAAACTGGCTACCGGCGCCACACATCCAGTGTTGCTGGAAGCAGTGAAAGACCTGGTCCTGGAAGATGATGAAACGGTCGTGCTTACCGGTACTACCGGTGATGTGAATATGCCCGTGAAAGGAGATACCATAGTGATCCTCGACAGAACACACGACGACCCGGCGACCGGCTATATCCATATCATCCCGGTAACGGCTGGTACTGCTGTAAAAGAGGGCGACACCTATGCCGCTAAAGTATCCCTGGCGCCAGGCGTTACTTCCAGCAAAGCTATCACGGTGACCCTGTCTGCCGGCAGCGCTACCAAAGCCAAACCTTCCGACTATAGCGGGTTGCCGCCGCAGGTGATTATCCCGGCGCTGCAACCGGATGTCAGCTTCTCCGTACATGCGGAAAACGATAACATCCTTGAAAAAGACGAGCTGTTACAGCTGGTAGCCGCACCTAAAAATATGGCCGGTATGAAGGGCGACACCCTCGACCTGATCATCAAAGACGCTACCCGCCTCGACCCCAATAACCTGAAGGTGCAGGTGAAGATAGATTCTACCATTCTGCATGAGGGTAGCAGTTCCGCCCTGAAGGTTGGATTTGTGAACAGCCTGATCTCTTCCGATGAAGACATTACCATCAATATCGGCAGGGATGCCGCTTCCACTGCGGATGCCGCAGACTATAGCGGCGTGCCGTCTTCCGTGACGCTGCCGGCGCTGACTAACAATAAAGTATACACGTTGCAGATGATCAACGATAATGTGCTGGAAGGCGATGAGATGCTGCAACTGACTGCTCAGCTGGTAACAACGGGATATACCCTCCTTCAGCCGTCGTCTTTACTGATACCGGAAACCGGCGATATGAGCGTGCAGCTGCAGAAGAAAAATGATGCGGCCGAACCAGCCACCCACGGCGCTTACCTGATTAAACTGCCCGGTACCAGCACCGCTGCCGCCGAAGTGAAGGTGGTGTTCTATGTCAGCAGCATCGCCGGTACTACCAATATAGCGCCGATACAGACATCCGCCACTATCGTACCCGGACAGAACAGTGTATCCGTTCCCGTGAACGTGATCGATAACCTGGTGATTGAAGGCGATGAAGAAGTGAAAGTATCGCTGCTGCTGGCGCAGATGAAGCGGTTTAATAAAAATATCGGCTTCGATGTAAACGATAAAGATACCGTGCGGATGACGGTGTTTGACGATGAAAGTTACGCTACCGGCGCTAAAGCTACTGCCCGCCAGATGATGGTGGAGAAAACTGCCGATGCGTCCGAACCCAATACACCCGGCGCTTTCAGGGTACACTTCACAGACACTCAACTGTCGGCCGTGAAAGATGTGACCGTGACTTACCAGGTAAGCGGCAATGCGGTGGCGGACAGCCGTTACCGTAAACTCAGCGGCTCCACTGTGATACCGGCCGGTAAAAACTACGCCGATATTAAAGTCGATCCGATTGACAATACCATTGTGGAAGGAGACGAAAATGTACAGGTACAACTGAAGACTGTTACCGGCAACATCGCGGGCGTTACCTGGCCGTTATCTGCCAAAGCGCAGGCAGACGTGCTGATCCACGATAACGATACCCTGCTGGTGGATATCATCAACGACGGTCTGCCGGCAGACGAAGGCAAGCCGGTGAAGTTCAGCATTCGCGCGGTGAACACCGCTGCGCGTGATCTGCCGATCCGCTTCCGGGTAGACCAGGATGCTGCGCGCAGCTTCACTGCCGCCGGCGCCACGGTGAACGGCAATACCATCACAGTAGTGTTACCGGCACTCCGTACGGCGCAGGACTTTACCCTGACCGCAACAGACAACGATACCAACGATGACGACGGTTTCCTGAAAGCGACCATCCTGCCGCATGTGAGTGGCAGCGGTACCCCGATCTACAAAGCAGGGACTAATGTTTCCGCACAAACGGCCATCCATGACAACGACCCGCTGACGCTGGCTTTTGCCGCGGAGAAATTCAGCGTGAAAGAAGGAAATAAAGGAGAAAATACGCCGCTGAAATTTGTGGTGAAAATGAACCGCAAGAGCTCAAGGGATATTACCCTTAACTATGACTTTGAAGAATCCACAGACGGTGTCAGTTTCCCTTACCTGGGCTTCAAAGCTACGCCGAGAACAGACTTTGACAATACGGTGAAACAGGCGAAAATACCTGCCTTCCAGCCGGGCGGCGAAGTAGTGGTGAATATTATTGGCGATGAGGTTTTCGAACAGAACGAGACCTTTATCGTGAAGCTACAGACCGTGACCGTGCCTTCCGGCCAGAATACGCCGGTACTCGGTGATCCGGCCAAAGCTACCGGTGTGATCCTCAACGACGATCCGATGTGTAAAACCTGTGATACCGATGGTGACGGCCTGACCGACGAACAGGAGGACATCAACGGCAACAGTGATCCGTTTGACGACGATACGGACGGAGACGGTATCCCGAACTTCCTCGACCTGGACTCCGATGGCGACGGTGTGCCGGATTCCGTGAGCCGCTTCCATCTCGACAACAACCGCAAGATCGATTACCTCGACGGCAGGGACGGCAAGATCAAGGTACATCCGGCGATTTCCCCCAACAACGACGGACAGGGTAATGACCTGATGTACATCCAGAACATCGAGAAGTTCCCGAAAAACGAGGTCGTGGTGTTTAACCGTTGGGGTGGTACCGTGTATAAGACAAGTAATTACGATAATAAATCCAACAGTTTCAAAGGCAAGGCCAATGCCGGCGGCCAGTCAGGCGCCGATGTGCCGGACGGCTCCTACTTCTACCAGGTACAGATCTGGGTGGATGGCAGGGTAGAACGGTATACCGGATTTATTGTCATCAAACGTTGA
- a CDS encoding pyridoxine 5'-phosphate synthase — protein sequence MTKLSVNINKFATLRNARGGNLPDILKVAQDCERFGADGITVHPRPDERHIRYQDVRDLKPLVTTEFNIEGYPSKDFMDLVLSVKPHQCTLVPDPPDAITSNTGWDTIQHQSQLKEVISELKKAGIRVSIFLNAEPDKVEGAKTAGADRIELYTGPYAEEYTKARTQPQNLQLFNDYKNTAREATNIGLELNAGHDLNLDNLRFFKLHIPQLKEVSIGHALVVDALYYGLENTIQLYKRQLADH from the coding sequence ATGACAAAGCTGAGCGTAAATATCAACAAGTTTGCTACCCTGCGCAATGCACGGGGCGGCAACCTACCGGACATTCTTAAAGTGGCACAGGATTGCGAACGGTTCGGCGCTGACGGTATCACCGTACACCCCCGCCCGGACGAGCGTCATATCCGCTACCAGGACGTAAGAGACCTTAAACCCCTTGTCACTACCGAATTTAATATTGAAGGATACCCTTCCAAAGACTTTATGGACCTCGTACTGTCCGTAAAGCCCCATCAGTGCACGCTCGTACCGGACCCACCGGACGCCATCACCTCCAACACCGGCTGGGATACCATCCAGCACCAGTCCCAGCTCAAGGAAGTGATCAGTGAACTGAAAAAAGCAGGCATCCGCGTTTCCATCTTCCTCAATGCAGAACCAGACAAGGTGGAAGGCGCTAAAACCGCCGGCGCAGACCGTATCGAGCTGTATACCGGCCCTTACGCGGAAGAATACACGAAAGCTCGTACACAGCCGCAAAACCTGCAGCTGTTCAACGACTATAAAAATACCGCCCGCGAAGCCACCAACATCGGCCTGGAACTCAACGCCGGCCATGACCTGAACCTCGACAACCTCCGTTTCTTTAAACTGCATATCCCGCAACTGAAAGAAGTGTCTATCGGTCATGCCCTCGTGGTCGATGCGCTGTATTATGGCCTCGAAAACACCATCCAGCTGTACAAAAGGCAACTGGCCGACCACTAA